Proteins found in one Oribacterium sp. oral taxon 102 genomic segment:
- a CDS encoding diaminopimelate decarboxylase, giving the protein MINNKQTINNALQLYGSPIYVFDKRAFIENYRAFFSAMKTNYEKYELSYSYKTNYAPYICKLVKELGGYAEVVSDMEYYIAKKVGYEDDHIIYNGPIKGKLGNEMLLNGGMLNVDNLDELTRIVDLAKQNSKINIKIGLRLNVDIGQSFVSRFGIDVTSGDFEKALGLIQTADNLDVQGIHIHVGQSRTVMAWTNRIKEALKIIDKYFDGKKLKYIDLGSGMFGEMDDELAIQFGKDLPKYLDYAQAIGMVINEHYKDYTYDNKPILFTEPGTTLINHYIDFIATVSSIKHIRGKDFVVLDCSKHNLGEISYLKKLPINVIHNNKNQEQIVDGEFVGYTCLEHDKMYIGYNGTLGTGDNIIFGNVGGYSNVDKPPFILPNCAMISMEGESLELIKEKESFDYILDTYVL; this is encoded by the coding sequence ATGATTAATAATAAACAGACTATCAATAATGCCTTACAGTTATACGGAAGTCCTATATATGTGTTTGATAAGAGGGCTTTCATTGAAAATTATAGAGCTTTTTTTAGTGCTATGAAAACTAATTACGAAAAATATGAGTTATCTTATTCATATAAGACGAATTATGCTCCGTATATTTGTAAATTAGTAAAGGAACTAGGCGGGTACGCAGAGGTGGTATCCGACATGGAATATTACATAGCGAAGAAAGTTGGATATGAAGATGACCATATTATTTATAATGGTCCAATTAAGGGGAAATTAGGAAACGAAATGCTTCTGAATGGAGGCATGCTTAATGTGGATAATTTGGATGAATTAACTAGAATAGTTGACTTGGCAAAACAGAACTCTAAAATCAATATCAAAATTGGGTTGAGATTAAATGTTGATATTGGGCAAAGCTTTGTTTCACGTTTTGGAATTGATGTAACAAGTGGAGATTTTGAAAAAGCGTTAGGATTGATTCAAACTGCAGATAATCTTGACGTACAAGGTATACATATACATGTAGGCCAGTCGAGAACTGTTATGGCGTGGACAAACAGGATAAAGGAAGCTCTGAAGATTATAGATAAGTATTTTGATGGAAAGAAATTAAAGTATATCGATCTAGGAAGTGGCATGTTTGGAGAAATGGATGATGAACTTGCTATTCAATTTGGAAAGGATCTACCAAAGTATTTGGACTATGCACAGGCGATTGGCATGGTTATAAATGAGCATTATAAGGACTATACATATGATAACAAGCCTATACTCTTTACTGAACCGGGCACAACATTAATCAATCATTATATTGATTTTATTGCTACTGTGTCGAGTATAAAGCACATCAGAGGAAAAGATTTTGTAGTGTTAGATTGCTCAAAACATAATCTGGGCGAAATTAGCTATTTAAAGAAACTTCCAATTAATGTTATCCATAATAACAAAAATCAAGAACAAATTGTCGATGGTGAATTTGTAGGATATACTTGTCTAGAACACGATAAGATGTATATAGGCTATAACGGAACATTAGGCACAGGAGATAATATTATTTTTGGAAATGTTGGCGGTTATTCAAATGTTGACAAGCCACCATTCATATTACCTAATTGCGCTATGATTTCTATGGAAGGAGAAAGTCTCGAATTAATCAAAGAGAAGGAATCCTTTGATTATATACTTGATACTTATGTGTTGTGA
- a CDS encoding sensor histidine kinase, whose protein sequence is MIRSHLKLRTQILLTTFLTIGILLGIVTITLYDNTQRTIENEALASFAENVQKTSDILDVQLDIIREASEKLNLDTRLFELFKNLDVSDELALKRASQEVTSILRDFIPWYSDIYSAHLVTSTYRFGAEGLNYYPDFSESEIAQKAYEAGGRCVWIPTYSYTKMYHIENIDDANLPYGKLFSVARYLNLNDISSGRVDRLSSYTENPVLVVNFQPQYMKRVLTKYNTNGILEDAEYYILDDDCTIVYCTDEDYEAGAKYPETLLKNRQFGENGESFVMKENGRKYICSCSKSTVTDWNVVMKIPVSGLIGGIQRRYMLSLVVAFGVMVVVLAAMSVLLANSINQKIYSVVGVIKRIGEGEFRQKIDYNEKDEFSFFYKKIEKMGDAIVSLIHENYEVKLMQKDTEIKALNAQLNPHFIYNTLNIINWTCLDGDMQATSKMLVYLSRMLQYSCYHSGIYETLKDDMEWMERYLYIMKIRYADKFDVKVDIPEELLTMKVPKLFLQPFVENALVHGFKNLQEDGMLEISAECEGNTVIFYVEDNGCGMTEDKIHEILENDSESIGTANVNQRIKIIYGKEYGVEYHSQLNDGTMVIIRIPRTVPAEMEKSE, encoded by the coding sequence ATGATACGGAGTCACCTGAAGCTGAGAACACAGATATTGCTGACAACGTTTCTTACGATCGGAATTTTGCTTGGAATTGTCACAATCACGCTGTATGACAACACTCAACGTACAATAGAAAATGAGGCGTTGGCAAGTTTTGCTGAAAATGTGCAAAAGACTAGTGATATACTGGACGTCCAGTTGGATATTATCCGAGAGGCATCCGAAAAGTTGAATCTGGATACTCGTTTGTTTGAATTATTCAAAAATCTGGACGTGTCAGACGAACTTGCATTAAAGAGGGCCAGTCAGGAGGTGACATCAATTCTCAGAGATTTTATCCCATGGTACAGTGATATATATTCAGCGCATCTTGTCACTTCTACTTACAGGTTTGGTGCCGAAGGCCTGAATTATTATCCTGATTTTTCAGAAAGTGAGATTGCGCAGAAAGCATATGAAGCAGGCGGAAGGTGTGTCTGGATTCCGACCTACAGCTACACAAAGATGTATCACATAGAAAACATTGATGATGCGAATCTGCCATATGGAAAACTATTTTCTGTGGCAAGGTATTTGAATTTGAACGATATCTCCAGCGGACGTGTAGATCGGCTTAGCAGCTATACGGAAAACCCTGTGTTGGTTGTGAACTTCCAGCCGCAATACATGAAGAGGGTATTAACAAAATATAACACAAACGGGATTCTGGAAGATGCAGAATATTATATCCTTGATGATGATTGTACCATTGTCTATTGCACAGATGAAGACTATGAAGCTGGTGCGAAGTATCCGGAGACGCTCCTTAAAAATCGGCAATTCGGTGAGAACGGCGAAAGTTTCGTGATGAAGGAGAATGGACGCAAATATATCTGCAGCTGTAGCAAAAGCACCGTAACAGATTGGAATGTGGTAATGAAAATTCCTGTATCCGGTTTGATTGGTGGCATTCAAAGGCGTTACATGCTCTCCCTCGTAGTGGCTTTTGGTGTGATGGTGGTTGTTCTGGCTGCCATGAGTGTTCTGCTGGCAAACAGTATCAATCAAAAGATTTATAGCGTCGTAGGAGTCATCAAGCGAATTGGAGAGGGGGAATTTCGACAGAAAATTGATTATAATGAAAAGGACGAGTTTTCTTTCTTCTATAAAAAAATAGAGAAGATGGGAGATGCAATTGTGTCATTGATCCATGAGAACTATGAGGTCAAACTGATGCAAAAAGACACAGAAATCAAAGCACTCAATGCTCAGCTGAATCCGCATTTTATCTATAACACGTTGAATATTATCAATTGGACCTGCCTGGATGGAGATATGCAGGCAACCAGCAAGATGTTGGTATACCTTTCCAGAATGCTGCAATATTCCTGTTATCATTCCGGAATATATGAGACTTTGAAAGACGACATGGAATGGATGGAACGTTATCTGTATATCATGAAAATCCGTTATGCAGATAAGTTCGATGTTAAAGTGGACATTCCAGAAGAACTTTTAACGATGAAGGTTCCCAAGTTATTTCTGCAGCCTTTTGTAGAAAATGCATTGGTGCACGGCTTTAAAAATCTCCAAGAGGATGGAATGCTGGAAATCAGTGCAGAATGTGAGGGGAATACAGTGATCTTTTATGTTGAAGATAATGGCTGCGGCATGACGGAGGATAAAATTCATGAAATTTTGGAGAATGACTCCGAGTCTATCGGTACCGCAAATGTGAACCAGAGAATTAAAATAATATACGGTAAGGAATACGGTGTGGAATATCATTCCCAGCTCAATGACGGAACTATGGTAATAATTCGGATTCCGAGAACAGTGCCGGCTGAGATGGAGAAAAGTGAATAA
- a CDS encoding carbohydrate ABC transporter permease produces the protein MKKLLTNKKRRRRENIWGVLFCLPCILGFIFFALIPMCTSLYYSFTDYNVISKCNFIGPGNYANMFSGTDPYFYKSLTVTCIYVALSVPSSLIVAFMIALLLNADVKGKGVFRTIFYLPSIVPVVAMSAVWLWIFNSDFGLVNMLLKAVGLPTCQWLSSEKTVIPTLVFTNLWTVGSTMVIFLAGIQDVPKQLMEAVEIDGGGGIAKLFHVIIPLMTPTIFYNLVMGIINGFQVFTQAYVITQGGPNNASLFYVYYLYREAFRFMRMGSACAIAWILFGIIMLLTAAMFKLQKKWVYYGGQ, from the coding sequence GTGAAAAAACTATTGACCAATAAAAAACGTAGGAGAAGAGAAAACATTTGGGGAGTGCTATTTTGTCTGCCTTGCATTCTCGGGTTCATCTTCTTTGCGCTTATTCCGATGTGTACAAGCTTGTATTACAGTTTTACAGATTACAATGTCATTTCTAAATGCAACTTTATAGGACCGGGTAATTACGCAAATATGTTCAGCGGAACAGACCCATATTTCTATAAATCGCTGACCGTAACATGTATCTACGTTGCGCTTTCTGTGCCATCTTCGCTTATTGTCGCGTTTATGATCGCTTTACTTCTCAATGCGGATGTAAAGGGAAAGGGTGTTTTTCGAACAATCTTCTATCTTCCATCGATTGTACCTGTTGTTGCTATGTCTGCGGTATGGCTCTGGATTTTCAATTCGGATTTTGGTCTCGTAAATATGCTTCTAAAAGCTGTTGGATTGCCGACGTGCCAGTGGCTTTCCAGTGAGAAGACCGTTATTCCAACACTTGTCTTCACCAATTTATGGACAGTTGGGTCCACCATGGTCATTTTCCTTGCAGGGATTCAGGATGTTCCCAAGCAGTTAATGGAAGCCGTTGAGATTGATGGCGGAGGAGGAATTGCCAAACTATTTCACGTAATCATTCCTTTGATGACACCAACGATTTTTTATAACTTAGTTATGGGAATTATCAATGGATTCCAGGTGTTTACTCAAGCCTATGTCATTACGCAAGGAGGCCCGAATAACGCTAGCCTATTTTATGTTTACTATCTGTATCGTGAAGCTTTTCGGTTTATGCGAATGGGAAGTGCATGCGCCATTGCGTGGATTCTGTTTGGGATTATTATGCTGTTGACAGCTGCGATGTTTAAGCTGCAAAAGAAATGGGTTTATTACGGAGGTCAATAG
- a CDS encoding ATP-grasp domain-containing protein, translating to MEKLRDITVLYTACGAIYTPAFIDCLKDNGERNIRVIGADMAYDETMIPLIDKLYVTPKAIEPGYIDSLLEICEKEKVDVLIPGMSNELLKLLENKEKFDAIDTKVSLSNRKSIEIATDKYRFYSFLKENNFPVPKFALVRCADDLIEACKYCGYPEKSVCVKATNLSGSRGIRIIKSDVSRFDILFGEKPNSMYTTMEELLSTLREKNSMPEMMAMEYLPGVEGSVDIIGDNGKVIYAGYRESTVNLASIPQVAEIKENKEAIEIAKAVCEALGIDGNADFDFKADENGHPVLMEVNPRVAATMKIFKKAGMNLPYLRIKQLLGEELPKVEIKYGVKMKRRYQEMFSE from the coding sequence ATGGAAAAGTTGAGAGATATCACGGTGTTATATACTGCGTGTGGAGCGATATATACGCCTGCATTTATTGACTGCTTAAAAGACAATGGTGAAAGAAATATTCGCGTCATAGGAGCGGATATGGCGTATGACGAAACTATGATTCCTCTTATTGATAAGCTGTATGTTACACCCAAAGCTATTGAACCTGGATACATAGATTCATTACTAGAGATTTGTGAGAAAGAAAAAGTCGATGTTCTGATTCCTGGAATGTCTAATGAGCTTTTAAAGTTGTTAGAAAACAAAGAGAAATTTGATGCAATAGACACAAAAGTGTCATTATCTAATAGAAAGAGCATTGAGATTGCCACGGATAAATATCGCTTTTATTCTTTTTTAAAGGAAAATAATTTTCCAGTACCTAAGTTTGCTCTAGTGAGATGCGCAGATGATTTAATAGAAGCTTGCAAGTATTGCGGATATCCGGAAAAATCGGTATGTGTTAAAGCAACAAACTTATCAGGATCGAGAGGTATAAGGATTATTAAATCAGATGTATCAAGATTTGATATTTTGTTTGGTGAAAAGCCCAATTCCATGTATACCACAATGGAAGAATTACTTTCTACATTAAGAGAAAAGAATAGTATGCCAGAAATGATGGCTATGGAATACTTACCTGGTGTAGAAGGGTCTGTTGATATTATTGGTGACAACGGAAAGGTTATATACGCTGGATATAGAGAAAGTACTGTTAATTTGGCGAGCATTCCGCAAGTGGCTGAAATCAAGGAAAATAAAGAAGCAATCGAAATTGCAAAAGCTGTTTGTGAGGCTCTTGGCATAGATGGGAACGCAGATTTTGATTTTAAGGCAGATGAAAATGGACATCCTGTTTTAATGGAGGTGAATCCTAGAGTTGCAGCCACCATGAAAATTTTCAAAAAAGCAGGAATGAATTTGCCGTATTTGAGAATCAAACAGTTGCTGGGTGAAGAGCTTCCGAAAGTTGAAATCAAGTATGGGGTAAAAATGAAACGTAGATATCAGGAAATGTTTTCTGAATAG
- a CDS encoding carbohydrate ABC transporter permease, with product MKKKLTGRIFLYLLLIIGSIMCLMPLLWMIRSSLMTNVEIFMVPIHWLPKACQWKNYADIFSTLPFLTYYANSIKLVIGVVSGVVITSSICAYGLSRIDWGGKNIVFACIMGSMMLPVAVTIIPTFLMFRTIGLTNSLAPLIIPAWLGGGAFYIFLLRQFFLSIPKDLDEAAYMDGATHIVIFTKIMLPLTKPALVVVGIFAFMNTWNDFLGPLIYLNSDSKYTVALGLQLFIGSYRAEWQLMMAAACLVVVPAILVFMLGQRYLIEGITMTGVKG from the coding sequence ATGAAGAAGAAATTAACAGGACGAATTTTCCTATATTTGCTGCTCATTATTGGCAGCATTATGTGCTTGATGCCGCTGCTATGGATGATTAGAAGTTCTCTAATGACGAATGTGGAAATCTTCATGGTGCCGATTCATTGGCTTCCGAAAGCTTGTCAATGGAAAAATTATGCAGATATTTTTTCAACGCTCCCCTTTCTGACGTATTATGCAAACTCTATAAAGCTTGTCATTGGTGTTGTCAGCGGTGTAGTTATCACCAGTTCCATTTGCGCTTATGGACTATCCAGAATTGATTGGGGAGGAAAAAACATTGTTTTTGCCTGCATTATGGGCAGCATGATGCTTCCGGTAGCCGTAACCATTATCCCCACCTTTCTTATGTTTCGAACCATTGGGCTGACAAACAGTCTGGCACCGCTGATTATTCCCGCATGGTTGGGTGGCGGTGCATTCTATATTTTCCTTCTTCGCCAGTTCTTTCTTTCGATACCAAAGGACCTTGATGAAGCTGCATATATGGACGGTGCTACACATATTGTGATTTTTACTAAAATCATGCTGCCGCTCACAAAACCAGCACTTGTCGTTGTGGGTATCTTCGCCTTCATGAACACATGGAATGACTTTCTTGGCCCTCTGATTTATTTAAATAGTGATTCTAAATATACAGTTGCACTTGGCTTACAGCTTTTCATTGGAAGTTACCGGGCAGAATGGCAACTTATGATGGCTGCGGCGTGTCTGGTCGTAGTGCCCGCCATCCTCGTATTTATGCTTGGACAGCGGTACCTGATTGAAGGTATTACGATGACCGGTGTCAAGGGATAA
- a CDS encoding transposase yields the protein MPAFAGPDPSVYQSGNFNASHTRMSKRGSRVLRYALINATHNVVKNNATFKAYYDSKMSEGRSHYNALGHCAGKLVRIIFKMLTSDVPFNLE from the coding sequence CTGCCCGCGTTTGCCGGACCAGATCCTTCTGTATATCAGTCCGGAAACTTCAATGCCAGCCACACCAGAATGTCTAAGCGTGGTTCCCGGGTTCTCCGGTATGCATTGATTAACGCAACGCACAACGTTGTGAAAAACAACGCGACCTTCAAGGCTTACTATGACTCTAAGATGTCCGAAGGCCGCTCTCACTACAATGCCCTTGGGCACTGTGCCGGCAAACTCGTCCGAATCATTTTTAAGATGCTGACGAGCGATGTACCATTCAACCTCGAATAA
- a CDS encoding ABC transporter substrate-binding protein, with the protein MKKKLITTLLAAATVISAITACGSTSTDSTAAAEQNEASNGSVAATDSNGEEPCAITFTYWGSGAEQAAIEASLETFQQAYPEITVNAIHIPSDDFLTKINSMIAAGETPDISYSASWKCQFGEEGLIYNFFDLAQEDPDLAAENYLDTCWWMWSETESAGPIMANVCPSLMYNKDIMDAADITVPTTTDDAWSWDKFVSVAQQLTLDGNGKNAADPSFDSNNIVQYGVMFAPSWNTYMSFIYSNGGGYLNEECTEFGLQETEAAEVLQNFADLINVYHVAPSSIASNSMPSAASAIASGQAAMYLDGSWNHLDLSEAGCNWGVGVLPISENYTTYLDGGSLIIFKSTEHLDATIKLYKWITNPESSDEITEMFRTIWMPVQKIYYDDEDKLNFWASEDLSARPKGFKQACVESVVNNLTVATEINVKNFSEIDTLVSAAMDEVLAGTKTSAEAMNSIKANVDRLVEGTYNGDRS; encoded by the coding sequence ATGAAGAAAAAGTTAATCACAACGTTATTGGCAGCTGCAACGGTAATTTCAGCAATTACTGCTTGTGGTTCAACTTCAACCGATAGCACCGCAGCAGCCGAGCAGAACGAGGCGTCAAATGGCAGCGTTGCGGCTACGGACAGCAATGGCGAGGAGCCTTGCGCGATTACGTTCACCTATTGGGGCAGTGGCGCAGAACAAGCTGCTATTGAAGCTTCACTTGAGACGTTTCAACAGGCTTATCCGGAAATTACAGTCAACGCGATTCATATTCCAAGCGATGACTTTTTGACAAAGATTAATTCCATGATTGCGGCTGGAGAGACACCGGATATCAGCTATTCGGCCTCTTGGAAATGCCAGTTCGGTGAAGAAGGACTGATCTACAATTTCTTTGATCTTGCGCAGGAAGACCCGGATCTTGCAGCAGAAAATTATTTGGACACTTGTTGGTGGATGTGGTCAGAAACAGAATCTGCCGGACCAATCATGGCGAATGTTTGCCCTTCTCTGATGTACAACAAAGACATCATGGATGCGGCAGATATTACAGTACCTACAACCACTGATGATGCCTGGTCTTGGGACAAATTTGTCTCCGTTGCGCAACAGCTGACTTTGGATGGGAACGGAAAAAATGCAGCAGATCCGTCCTTTGATTCCAATAATATCGTGCAATACGGTGTAATGTTTGCACCCAGCTGGAATACCTATATGTCCTTCATTTACTCTAATGGAGGCGGATATTTAAACGAAGAATGCACAGAATTTGGATTACAGGAAACGGAGGCGGCAGAGGTTCTGCAGAATTTTGCGGATCTTATCAATGTATATCATGTAGCACCAAGCTCAATTGCTTCTAATTCCATGCCGTCTGCAGCTTCTGCGATTGCATCCGGACAGGCAGCAATGTACCTGGACGGAAGCTGGAATCATCTGGATCTGTCTGAAGCAGGGTGCAATTGGGGAGTTGGCGTACTTCCGATCAGCGAAAATTACACAACCTATCTGGATGGCGGCTCTCTGATCATTTTCAAGTCTACTGAACACTTGGATGCCACAATTAAGCTGTATAAGTGGATTACCAATCCGGAATCTTCAGACGAGATTACAGAAATGTTTCGTACCATCTGGATGCCTGTACAGAAGATCTACTACGACGATGAGGATAAGCTGAATTTCTGGGCTTCGGAAGATCTTTCTGCAAGGCCAAAGGGTTTTAAGCAGGCATGCGTGGAATCTGTTGTCAACAATTTGACAGTTGCTACGGAAATCAATGTTAAAAACTTCAGCGAAATTGATACTCTTGTATCCGCCGCAATGGATGAGGTGCTTGCAGGGACTAAAACTTCAGCGGAAGCGATGAATTCTATCAAGGCAAATGTAGACAGGCTTGTAGAAGGAACCTACAACGGAGATCGTTCCTAA
- a CDS encoding methylated-DNA--[protein]-cysteine S-methyltransferase produces MDYTYHYDSPFGGITLASDGDSLIGLWFDNQKYFADTLEDEVFETALPIFDETAKWLDIYFSGKAPDFTPPLTMRTTQFRKEVWKIMLTIPFGRTMTYGEIADKIAKQHGLDRMSAQAIGGAVGHNSILLIIPCHRVVGTNGSLTGYAGGIDKKVKLLTMENADMTNFFVPKSGTAL; encoded by the coding sequence ATGGATTACACCTATCACTATGACTCGCCGTTCGGCGGTATCACACTCGCAAGCGACGGTGACAGCCTGATCGGGCTTTGGTTCGACAACCAGAAATATTTTGCTGACACATTGGAGGATGAAGTCTTCGAGACGGCTCTGCCGATTTTTGATGAAACTGCCAAATGGCTCGACATCTATTTCAGCGGCAAAGCACCGGATTTCACCCCACCGCTCACCATGCGCACGACGCAATTTCGAAAAGAGGTATGGAAAATTATGCTCACCATTCCCTTCGGCCGAACTATGACCTACGGAGAGATTGCGGACAAAATAGCCAAACAACATGGACTTGATCGGATGTCCGCACAAGCAATTGGCGGAGCGGTCGGACATAACTCCATTTTGCTGATTATCCCCTGCCACCGTGTCGTCGGCACGAATGGGAGCCTCACCGGGTACGCCGGAGGAATCGATAAGAAAGTAAAGCTGCTCACGATGGAAAATGCTGATATGACGAATTTCTTTGTGCCGAAGAGCGGAACCGCACTATGA
- a CDS encoding IS110 family transposase: protein MYYVGIDIAKLNHFASVVSSEGEVLVKPFKFTNDNDGFCKLLSVLASYGRSSLIIGLESTAHYADKLVEFLVSKRCQVCVINPIQTSTMRKNNIRKTKTDKVDTLVIARTLITQPHRFFSQEDISLMHLKNLGRFRQKNIKKRTRLKIQLTTYMDRVLPELQYFFKSGLHQKAVYALLTEAPTPELISSMHLTHPAHLLEVSSHGHFNKEQAKELRILAQNSVGSSDRALSLQVTQSVEQIELPDRQIKDIESQMSDIMLGLDSVIMTIPGIGYINGGMILGEIGNPHRF from the coding sequence ATGTATTATGTAGGCATCGATATTGCCAAACTTAATCACTTCGCCTCTGTTGTTTCTTCAGAGGGAGAGGTACTCGTCAAGCCGTTCAAATTTACGAATGACAATGATGGCTTCTGTAAGCTGCTTTCCGTGCTCGCTTCATACGGACGCAGCAGCCTCATCATTGGTCTTGAATCAACGGCACATTATGCTGACAAACTGGTTGAATTCCTCGTGTCTAAACGCTGCCAGGTCTGCGTTATCAACCCGATCCAGACTTCCACGATGCGTAAAAACAACATCCGGAAGACAAAGACCGATAAGGTGGATACGTTAGTTATTGCCAGAACATTGATTACTCAACCGCATAGATTCTTCTCGCAAGAGGATATCAGCCTCATGCATCTCAAGAATCTCGGTCGTTTCCGGCAGAAGAACATCAAGAAGCGTACTCGGCTCAAGATTCAACTCACGACTTACATGGATCGGGTCCTCCCGGAACTCCAATACTTCTTCAAATCCGGACTGCATCAGAAGGCTGTTTATGCGCTTCTGACTGAGGCTCCCACACCTGAACTGATTTCTTCTATGCACTTGACTCATCCGGCTCATCTGCTCGAGGTTTCCTCCCACGGACACTTCAATAAAGAGCAGGCCAAGGAATTAAGAATTCTGGCACAGAACTCTGTCGGTTCCAGCGACAGAGCCCTATCCTTGCAAGTGACTCAATCTGTGGAACAGATCGAATTACCGGACAGGCAGATCAAAGATATCGAATCCCAAATGTCTGATATCATGCTTGGGCTCGATTCCGTTATTATGACCATTCCCGGCATCGGATATATCAATGGCGGAATGATCTTGGGCGAGATTGGCAACCCCCATCGCTTCTAA
- a CDS encoding response regulator transcription factor — MIVDDEKTHRSALIKMLYTFYPEDIFLEAEGGEQALEAMEILDYDIVITDIRMNGMSGLALLKEIHSRYENVASIILSGYREFSYAKEAIHYGASDYLLKPVDREEVKRCLDKVRADVISQHADRKIRIDMKSQLQETADVYLEHLMQRFVLDKNFDQKNRIRELLPIESEGYFFLCQVDSRGHGFSPREFRMALKQAVQRVSIYCFTQSENLFGVLVMQGHLGDKQWFEGIACSLTDIFPGFSFSFYLGEVHQNIYQESVEAYAEALCVWQYSFYDFGRYCNFRSICERIQGDIAETDTLLLPLTEKIKKNDIIAAFGLIKKYLTENCSLKYPEPKILCRAIMLLLFRVVKALEPMLVNDIHNEMDQMLTGVHEAKSIKNLQEVVYHFLLMIGKEVGFQRETRGDDVFEHCKEYLASNYADEITMEQMAEKYYFASAYFSTLFKSHFGKSFSVYLTEIRMQKAKELLLENKSPIRVKDIARRVGYKDSNYFIRAFKKFYGYTPEEYRRMAARD; from the coding sequence TTGATTGTAGATGATGAAAAAACGCATCGTTCAGCATTGATTAAAATGTTATATACCTTCTATCCGGAGGACATTTTCTTGGAGGCTGAGGGCGGCGAACAAGCGTTGGAAGCAATGGAGATACTTGATTACGACATTGTGATCACGGATATTCGAATGAATGGAATGAGTGGTTTGGCATTACTGAAGGAGATACATTCCAGGTATGAAAATGTTGCAAGCATCATTTTGAGCGGATACAGAGAATTTTCCTATGCGAAGGAAGCGATTCATTATGGCGCATCAGACTATCTTTTGAAGCCGGTAGACAGAGAAGAAGTCAAACGGTGTCTGGATAAGGTGCGTGCGGACGTTATAAGTCAACACGCAGACAGAAAAATTAGGATAGATATGAAGAGCCAACTGCAGGAAACAGCAGATGTCTATCTTGAACATCTGATGCAGCGCTTTGTGCTGGACAAGAATTTTGACCAGAAAAACAGAATACGCGAGCTTTTACCCATTGAAAGTGAAGGGTATTTCTTTTTATGCCAAGTCGATTCAAGAGGGCATGGATTTAGCCCTCGGGAATTTCGTATGGCACTGAAGCAGGCAGTACAAAGAGTTTCCATCTATTGTTTTACACAGAGTGAGAACTTGTTTGGTGTTTTGGTTATGCAGGGGCATCTTGGAGACAAGCAATGGTTTGAAGGCATTGCGTGTTCTCTTACGGATATTTTTCCGGGATTCTCCTTTTCTTTTTATTTGGGTGAGGTACATCAAAACATCTATCAGGAAAGTGTAGAAGCGTATGCTGAGGCCCTGTGTGTATGGCAATATAGTTTCTATGACTTTGGACGTTATTGCAATTTCCGTTCAATTTGCGAAAGAATTCAAGGAGATATAGCCGAAACTGACACTTTGCTCTTACCGTTGACGGAGAAAATAAAGAAAAACGATATCATTGCTGCGTTCGGTTTGATAAAAAAATATCTGACAGAGAATTGTTCTCTAAAGTATCCGGAGCCAAAGATTTTGTGCCGTGCGATTATGTTGCTATTGTTTCGCGTTGTAAAGGCATTGGAGCCAATGCTTGTCAATGATATCCACAATGAGATGGATCAAATGCTTACAGGTGTTCACGAAGCGAAAAGCATTAAAAATTTACAAGAGGTTGTGTATCATTTTCTTTTGATGATTGGAAAAGAAGTCGGTTTTCAAAGAGAAACAAGGGGTGATGATGTATTTGAGCACTGCAAGGAATACCTTGCCAGTAATTATGCGGATGAGATCACAATGGAACAGATGGCTGAAAAATACTATTTTGCGTCTGCGTATTTCAGTACCTTGTTTAAGAGTCATTTTGGCAAAAGCTTCTCAGTATATCTGACAGAGATTCGTATGCAGAAAGCCAAGGAGCTGCTGCTTGAGAATAAGTCGCCGATAAGGGTCAAGGATATTGCCAGACGTGTGGGATATAAGGATTCTAACTATTTTATTCGTGCTTTTAAAAAATTTTACGGCTATACACCAGAAGAATACCGTAGGATGGCGGCAAGAGATTAA